A single genomic interval of Pochonia chlamydosporia 170 chromosome 7, whole genome shotgun sequence harbors:
- a CDS encoding DNA repair protein Rad26 (similar to Cordyceps militaris CM01 XP_006667074.1) gives MDADEFSDDGFDDLPDNAFQELERNAIQLTQAQIKQSPSQDEPTRLSNYGWEEEDDDLDNTEVTNDVGVPIGRPVINNSMQQIKQQHQHRPEPTASQVQRRPIPPVPNPRWNPTVDPAARSASGAGLIPRAPGIGASNAPFSGSQAFQPQPSIQASQFARPPLPPNRFPASQASHTGQPGDIVSALQQRVRALESELHSARGEASIIRANATKAQQDYDAQVARLKKLNAEQLDKQTRIVEAAVAAEKTANTELQFLQRDMREVNDRARRRDTIVGGINTTPKKAAKSWGFADGFDEMDIAVSPSKGQGRGKTGSVAANVGERTPSKGKRKRPVMDSPITALETSTEDVVMGDDSRNNPKDSHPVVVAAPAAPFEFLQLVLDHGSFHQQPPTFDTLSRFTFPSDPATSFASMIFEKLPLMGNPYRPMQLLVDFTEYMVSLWTRCVEEQFWEPVKYLVSLISFTFDLHTTSVAPLVVPNLVPIAQSTILTLADARRRLPDGNLSNSTEYGFLEEHIDTKRLLGLLYASALSCSMTPIETDNGFEYTSNGFWALISMEMVYLLLTPKQKPSDVMGMLELLSTSVLPTSIGPISAEVEPAVISRAIIELVSAKLTEHPRIPLSPKQRRSIKLTALRTLIAFSLSPFGLLQLAVHENAIPRLVACLSAAIDELYDQPIPPNILPPLPDSLKQSLKLPESTASADLYRLISQSVLLIHKLVTDSSTANVVEVSQKLSMSHGGSQRYLLALGRLAFAEEDLVIEAGIEGEVVEAAHELLEMAVTPDEGETVSEAFGA, from the exons ATGGACGCCGACGAGTTTTCCGATGACGGCTTTGACGACCTGCCGGATAATGCCTTTCAAGAGCTCGAACGAAACGCCATCCAACTCACGCAAGCTCAGATAAAGcaatcaccatcacaagATGAGCCAACAAGGCTTTCGAACTATGGttgggaggaggaagacgatgatcTGGACAATACCGAAGTCACAAACGATGTTGGTGTCCCCATCGGCCGGCCAGTCATCAACAATTCCATGCAGCAAATaaagcagcagcaccaacaccgtCCGGAACCAACTGCTTCACAAGTTCAGCGTCGACCGATACCTCCTGTGCCGAATCCACGATGGAATCCAACCGTCGACCCAGCTGCTCGCTCCGCTTCAGGTGCAGGGCTGATTCCCCGTGCCCCGGGCATTGGAGCTTCGAATGCACCGTTTTCCGGTTCCCAGGCGTTCCAACCCCAGCCTTCGATCCAGGCAAGCCAGTTTGCTCGACCGCCGCTTCCACCGAACCGCTTTCCTGCATCTCAAGCCTCACACACTGGCCAGCCCGGTGACATTGTATCCGCTCTTCAACAGCGAGTGCGTGCACTTGAATCCGAGCTCCATTCTGCCCGTGGCGAAGCCTCCATCATTCGCGCAAATGCCACCAAGGCACAGCAAGACTACGATGCTCAGGTTGCGCGcctcaagaagctcaatgccGAGCAATTGGACAAACAAACCAGGATCGTGGAGGCTGCAGTGGCGGCTGAAAAAACAGCTAACACCGAACTGCAGTTTTTGCAGAGAGATATGCGGGAAGTAAATGACCGAGCCAGGAGAAGAGACACCATTGTTGGGGGGATCAATACCACGCCGAAAAAGGCCGCCAAGTCGTGGGGATTCGCAGACGGGTTTGACGAGATGGACATCGCCGTTAGTCCCAGCAAGGGTCAGGGGCGAGGCAAAACTGGCTCTGTAGCTGCTAATGTTGGCGAGCGTACGCCTAGCAAGGGGAAAAGGAAGCGGCCCGTCATGGACAGTCCTATTACTGCTCTGGAAACTTCTACTGAGGATGTCGTTATGGGCGATGACAGCAGGAACAATCCAAAGGATTCTCATCCAGTCGTTGTGGCGGCACCAGCAGCCCCATTTGAA TTCCTTCAACTTGTGCTGGATCATGGTTCATTTCACCAGCAGCCGCCCACCTTCGATACACTATCTCGGTTCACATTTCCCTCTGATCCAGCTACCTCGTTTGCTTCCATGATTTTCGAGAAGTTACCTCTGATGGGAAACCCCTATCGTCCCATGCAGCTATTGGTCGACTTCACCGAGTACATGGTCTCCTTATGGACAAGATGCGTCGAAGAGCAATTTTGGGAGCCGGTAAAATACCTCGTGTCTCTCATCTCATTTACTTTTGATCTTCACACAACCTCTGTGGCACCGTTAGTGGTGCCAAATTTGGTGCCTATTGCTCAATCCACTATCCTCACATTGGCGGATGCCAGACGACGGCTCCCAGATGGCAATCTGTCCAATAGCACCGAGTATGGTTTCTTGGAAGAGCACATTGACACGAAGCGGCTGCTGGGTCTTTTATATGCATCCGCACTATCATGTTCGATGACGCCAATCGAGACGGATAACGGCTTCGAGTATACGTCTAATGGATTTTGGGCGTTGATATCCATGGAAATGGTATATTTGCTTTTGACTCCAAAGCAGAAGCCAAGTGATGTCATGGGCATGCTTGAATTGCTGTCCACCTCGGTGCTGCCCACATCCATAGGACCCATCAGCGCAGAAGTCGAGCCAGCCGTCATTTCGCGAGCCATAATAGAACTTGTTTCTGCCAAGTTGACAGAGCATCCACGAATCCCGCTGTCTCCCAAGCAGAGAAGGTCAATCAAGCTGACGGCGCTACGAACACTCATTGCATTCTCATTGTCGCCCTTTGGGTTGCTGCAACTGGCGGTTCACGAAAACGCCATTCCACGCTTGGTGGCATGTTTGAGCGCGGCCATTGACGAGCTGTACGATCAACCAATTCCACCTAACATCCTCCCACCTCTTCCAGACTCTCTCAAGCAGTCGCTGAAGTTACCTGAGTCGACGGCATCAGCAGATTTGTATCGCCTTATTTCGCAAAGTGTGCTTTTAATACACAAGCTTGTGACAGATTCTAGCACAGCTAATGTTGTAGAGGTCAGTCAGAAGCTGTCCATGTCCCACGGCGGAAGTCAACGGTATCTCTTAGCATTGGGCCGTCTAGCTTTTGCAGAGGAGGATTTGGTTATTGAGGCTGGTATTGAAGGCGAGGTTGTGGAAGCAGCTCACgagttgctggagatggctgTTACTCCGGATGAAGGAGAGACAGTAAGCGAGGCGTTTGGGGCGTGA
- a CDS encoding d-alanyl-d-alanine carboxypeptidase (similar to Colletotrichum gloeosporioides Nara gc5 XP_007278505.1), which yields MRFTHLILLASTALAAPNEPCYANGQAGVCTTDASCTKAGGTTVKGACPADAANIKCCFKPKCNFGAAGNCRWASDCAGSSVGNLCPGPSQMKCCNSKATGFGGYKAPKIPALGACKKSSVEGAKKIVAAFPGRVREIGCVRSCKCPGTSDHCCGLATDMMCSDAGGVPTLSGKEIAEWVMRNRKTLKLKYVIWGQKIWHPVTDKNQEKPWEQWRTMDNRGDVTQNHWDHVHVSYNA from the exons ATGCGCTTCACCcacctcatcctcctcgcctcgACGGCCCTCGCCGCCCCCAACGAGCCCTGCTACGCCAACGGCCAAGCCGGCGTCTGCACAACCGACGCATCCTGCACCAAAGCAGGCGGCACCACCGTCAAGGGCGCCTGTCCCGCCGACGCCGCCAACATAAAATGCTGCTTCAAGCCCAAGTGCAACTTTGGCGCCGCCGGTAACTGTCGCTGGGCGTCCGACTGCGCTGGCAGCTCCGTGGGCAACCTGTGCCCCGGCCCAAGCCAGATGAAGTGCTGTAACAGCAAGGCTACCGGGTTCGGCGGCTACAAGGCGCCCAAGATTCCTGCCCTCGGCGCCTGCAAGAAGAGTAGCGTGGAGGGGGCTAAGAAGATTGTTGCTGCGTTTCCCGGGAGGGTGAGGGAGATTGGGTGCGTGAGGAGCTGCAAGTGTCCTGGGACTTCGGACCATTGTTGCGGATTGGCGACTGATATGATGTGCTctgatgctggtggt GTGCCTACGCTCTCGGGCAAAGAGATTGCTGAATGGGTCATGCGCAACCGCAAAACTCTTAAGCTCAAGTACGTTATTTGGGGTCAAAAGATTTGGCATCCCGTCACGGATAAGAACCAGGAGAAGCCATGGGAGCAGTGGCGCACCATGGACAACAGAGGCGACGTAACTCAGAATCACTG GGACCATGTCCATGTGAGCTACAATGCGTAA